The following is a genomic window from Sphingomonas sinipercae.
GGTCGCCCGCCGGCTGATCCATCCCGCCGCTTATCCGCTGGCGATCGTCGCCTTGTTCTTTGCCGGGTCAACCAACGGCATGTTCATGCCCGACCGGATCGACCATCACGGCTGGCAACTAGCGCTGCTTTCCATCGCGCTTGCCGGCCTTGCCGATCCCCGGCGCGCGCGCGGGGGGATCACGCTTGGCATCGCCAGCGCACTGTCGCTGGCGATCGGGCTTGAGCTGTTGATCTACCTCGCCATCGCCGGCGCCGCGACAGTCCTGTTCTGGGTCGCCGATCGGGAGGAGCGCGGGCGACTGGCCGCTTATGCGGTCAGCCTTTCGGGCGGCGTCGCGTTCTCGTTCCTAGTCTTCGCCTCCTACGCCAATCGGGCGCCGGTGTGCGACGCGCTGTCGCCGGTGTGGCTGGCCGACGCGCTGCTTGCCGGCGCGCTGCTGTTCGGCCTGTCGATGCTCGGCACCGCTGACTGGAAGCGGCGGCTGATGCTCGCGCTGGCGGCGGGGGCAGTGCTTGCGCTGTTCCACACGCTGACCTGGCCGCATTGCCTGCAACGGCTGGAGGGCGTGTCGGACGAGGTCAATGCGCTGTGGTTAAGCCACGTCCGGGAAGCGCGGCCGGTCTATCGCCACGGCTGGAAGCTGGCGATGTTGATCTGCGCACTGCCGGTCACCGGCCTGGTCGGCTGGGCCTTGCTCAGCTGGCGCAATCGCATCGACCGCGACCTGCTGCGCCGGACCTTGGCGGCGGCGGCGCCAGCCGTTGCCGCGACGGTGCTGCTCCTGTGGCAGACCCGCACGGGTCCCGCGGCGCAGATGATGGGGACGATCGGAGCGGCGTCGCTGGTCGCCATCCTGCTGCCGCTGACGCTGCGGGCGCCAAGCGCGGTGCTGCGGACGATCGGCCCGGCGCTGATCATCATCATCGGCGCCGGCGCGGCCGTGCCGCTGATCGTCAGCTACGTCCCCGCCAAGAAGCAGACTAAGCGCGAGAACCAGATTGCCGCCGCCAACCGCGGCTGCAACTTCATCGGGTCGTTCAAGCCGATCGCGAAGCAGCCGCGCGGAATCGTCTTCACCTTCGTCGACACCGCGCCGCGGCTGATAGCCGTGACCCGGCATTCGTCGATCATCGGCCCCTATCATCGCAACGGCGAGCAGATCGGCGACGTGATGAAGGCCTTCCGCGGATCGCCCGAACAGGCCCGCGCGATCATGGCGAAGTATCGCGCCGACTACCTGCTGACCTGCCCCAATGCTTCGACGACGACGATCTTCCGCTCGGAAACGCCCAAAGGATTCTACTCGCAGCTTGAACGTGGCCAGGTGCCCGGCTGGCTGACGCCGATCGACCTGGGCAAGGATTCGCCGTTCAGGATGTGGCGGATCGCCCGCTAACCAGCGAGGCCCGGGAGGCTGCGTTCCAGCCCGTCGAGCACGAACTGCACCGCCAGCGCGGCAAGGATGACGCCAAGGATGCGGGTGATCATCGCTTCCAGCTTGCTGCCGATCAGCTTCATCAGCGGTCCGGCCGCGAGCAGCGCGACGAGCGTCAGCAGGATGACCAGGGTCATTGCGCCGAGCACGACCAGCCCCTCGCTAAGACCGTCGGCGCGCGCGGTGAGCAGCATCACCGTCGCGATCGAGCCGGGGCCGGCGATCATCGGGATCGCCATGGGGAAGACGGAAATGTCCTCGGCCTCGGGCGTCCCCTCGATTTCGCGGGCGCGTTCCTCGCGCCGTTCGGTGCGCCGTTCGAACACCATGTCGAGCGCGATCATGAACAGCATGATCCCGCCGGCTAGGCGGAAGGCGCTGAGGCTGATCCCGAGCGTGGAGAGCAATGGCTCGCCGAGCAGGGCGAAGAAGACGAGGATGCACCACGCGACCGCGGCCGAACGGATCGCCATCCGCCGCCGGTGACCGGCATCGGTCCCGCTGGTGAGCGACGCGAAGATTGGCGCGCACCCCGGGGGATCGATGATCACCGCAAGGGTGATGAAGGCGGTGGTGAAAAGCTCGATCATTGCGGCGGTGCTGCGACCTTGTCCTCGACCACGGTTTCAAAGCGCTTGCCGTTCCACTGCTGGGCAAGGAAGCGGCGATCACCCTTGGGCCCGGTGGTCCACGACCACACCAGGGTGCCGTCGGCGGAACGGCCGCCACCGGTGTTGTAGCCGACGGCGCCGACCGTCCCGAGCACGACCGCATTGCGCGGCTTGCCGCGGCACGCGGCCAGGCGCGGCTGGATATCCCCGCCTTCGGCGCGCGGCGTGTCGAGCGCGTCGCCGCCGTCGTAGATCCACTTCCAGCCGCCGTCGGGCTGGCGCTGCCACACGGTGGTGAAATAACCGACAGCCTTGCCCCAGTCGCGCACCCACGGGCCGGTGTTGATCGCGAGCTTGCCATCGCACGAGACGTAGCTTCGTCCCGGCCACCAGAAGATCGCCACTGGCGGGTTCTTCCGGCCGCTGAGCATCGCATGGGCGTTGGCCGGATGCGGCGTGAACATCACCGCCTTGTCCGACGACCATTTGAGGAAGGCGGTGGTTTGCCCGATCTTCTGTGCGTCGGCGGCAAAGGCGCGCTCCGCCTCGACGGCGGTCGCCGGCGCGGCTGCAGCGAGGAGGATCAGCGCGATCATAGACCCTCCGGATCGGGCAGGCCGGCGCGGCGGTGCGCGGCGACCAATGTGTTCCTGAGCAGCATGGCGATGGTCATGGGGCCGACGCCACCGGGGACGGGCGTGATTGCCGAAGCGACGCTTGCTGCTTCGTCATAGGCGACATCGCCGACCAGCCGGGTCTTGCCCTCGTCGGCGGGAACGCGGTTGATGCCGACGTCGATGACCACCGCGCCCGGCTTGATCCAGTCGCCCCTGACCATTTCGGGACGCCCGACCGCGGCGACGACGATGTCGGCGCGGCGGACGACTTCCGCCAGGTCCTTCGTCCGCGAGTGGGCGATGGTCACCGTTGCGCTTTCACCGGTCAGAAGTGCGGCCATCGGCTTGCCCACGATGTTGGAGCGGCCGATCACCACCGCGTCCTTGCCGGCCAGGGAGCCAAGTTCCTGCTTGAGCAGGTACAGGCAGCCGAACGGCGTGCAGGGCACAAGCGCGTCGAGCCCCGTGGCGAGCCGGCCGGCGTTTATCGGATGGAAGCCGTCGACGTCCTTGGCGGGGTCGATCGCCGCAATAATCGTGTCCGCGTCGATCTGGGTCGGCAGCGGGAGCTGGACGAGGATGCCATCGACTCGGTCGTCGGCATTGAGCGAGGCGACCAGATCGAGCAGCTCGGCCTGGCCAAGCGTGTCCGGCAGGTGATGGGCGAACCCTTCCATTCCGGCTTCGGCCGTGGCCCTGGTCTTGGAGCGGACATAGACAGCGCTTGCCGGATCCTCACCGACCAGCACCGTCGCCAGCCCCGGCGCCCTGCCGGTGCGTTGACGAAAGTCGGCGGCAGCGGCGGCAACCTTGTGGCGGACCGCGGCGGCAGCGGCCTTTCCGTCGATCCGCCGTGCCGTCATAGCGAACCCGTCAGCAGGCTCCGCTCCGCGCCGTTGAGCAGGATCTGCAGGACGTTCAGCAGAAGCAGCAACACGAGTGGCGAGAAATCGATGCCGCCAAAGTCAGGCATCACCTTGCGGATCGGGCGGTAAAGCGGCTCAGTGATCCGATCGAGCGCCTGCAGGAATGCGCGCACCCCGCCGGAACCGGTGTTGAGTACGTTGAACGCAATCAGCCAGCTCAGGATCACCTGGACGATGATGATCCACCAGACGACGTTGAGGATGAGCCGAAGCACATCGAAGATAGCAGCAACCATGCCCGCCCGCTTAGCGGCGCGGCCTTGCGGCGGCAATCAGGGCGCGGATCGGTTAGGCTGCGCCTGCGCGAGGATGAGCGAGAAATCCTCGTGCCCATCCTCCCACTCGGCAATCGGGGTCCAGCCGCCCGCTAGCAGCAGGACCCTCGCGCCGCGCTGACCGTATTTGTGGCTGTTTTCCGTGTGGATGGTCTGGCCGGCGGCGAAGTCGAAGGCGTGGCCGGCAATGGTGAAGCGAACGTCGCGGGTCGCCTCCAGATGCATTTCGATGCGCGACAGGATGTCGTTCCAGACGACCTTGTGCCGGAATGCGTCGCTCGGAATGTCGGCGCCAAGCTCGCGGTTGATCCGGCGGAGGAGGTTGCAGTTGAACTCGGCAGTGACTCCGGCCGGCTCGTCATAAGCGGCGAGCAGCCGGTCGACGGGCTTCACCCGGTCCATGCCGATCAGCAGCAGCGCCCCGGTGCCGAGCAATTGGCGGAACTGGCGGAGCAGGTCGGTGGCGCTGCGCGGGACGAAGTTGCCGATGGTCGAACCGGGGAAGAAGCCTAGCTTCGGCAAGCCATCGATTTCGGCCGGCAGGTCGAACGGCCGCGCGAAATCGGCGGCGACCGGGAAGATCGGCAGTTGCGGGAAATCCGGCTGCAGGTCGGCGGCACTCTTTTCCAGATACTCGCCCGAGATATCGACCGGGACGTAAGCGGACGGCGCGATGGCGCGCAGCAGCAGCGGAGTCTTGGTCAGCGAGCCGGCCCCGAATTCGACGACTGCCAGCTTGCCCGGAATGCGCTCGCGAAGTTCGGGCGCAATCCGTTCGAGCAATTTGGTTTCCGTTTGCGTCGGATAGTAGCTCGGCAGCTTGGTGATGGCGTCGAACAGTTCGGACCCGCGCTCGTCGTAAAGCCAGCGGGCGGGGACGGCCGGGGTAGGCGCCGACAGCCCGGCGATCACATCGTTGCAAAAGGCGTCGTCACCAGTCGCGGGCAAGGCGCACTCCAGTAAATTGCCAGCGTGCGCTGGGGGGAAAGAAGTTGCGGTAGGACGCGCGGCTGTGGCCCCGCGGCGTGGCGCAGCTGGCGCCCTTCAGCACTTGCTGAGAGCACATGAACTTGCCGTTATATTCGCCCACCGTGCCTTCGGCGGTCGTAAACCCGGGGTAGGGGGTGAAGGCGCTTTGCGTCCATTCCCAGACGTCGCCGAAAATGTCGCCCGGCGGCTTCGGCATGGCCGCGCCGGCGCAATCGAGCTGGTTGCCGAGGTTGGGATCGGCGGAAGCGGCGAAATCCTCCCACTCGGCCTCGGTCGGAAGCCGGGCGCCGGCCCAGCGGGCGAAGGCGTCGGCCTCGTAATAGCTGATGTGGGATACCGGTGCAGCGGGATCGACCGTGCGGCGGCCGGCAAGCGTGAACTGGGCCCCGTCCTCATCCCAATAGAGCGGGGCCGCGACGGCGTCGCTGCGCACCCACTCCCAACCTTCGGAGAGCCACAAGGCGGGCTTCTCGTAGCCGCCGTCGGCGATGAAGGCGCGCCATTCGCCGTTGGTCACCGGGCGGCTGGCGATTGCGTGTGGGTGGAGCAGGGTGCGGTGGCGCGGGCGTTCGCAATCGAACGCGAAGCCGTCGCCGCTCGCGCCAATTTCGACGATCCCGTTGCGGCCGGGAAGCCAGCTTAGCGGCTCCGGCGCGTGGCAGTTGGCCGCCGGCGCCTCCGCGTAGGCCGGCTCCAGCGGGTTTTCGGCGAAGGTCGCGAGAATGTCGGTAAGCAACAGCTCCTGATGCTGCTGCTCATGCTGAATTCCGAGTTCGACCAGCTCCAAAGCCGCCGGCGGCAGGCCGGGAAAGGCGCGCTCGACCGCGTCGTCGACGTGCCGGCGCCATGCGCGGATCTCCTCCAGCGAGGGCCGGCTGATCAGTCCCCGCTTGGGGCGCGCGTGGCGCTCGCCCTCACCCTCGTAATAGCTGTTGAACAGGTAAGCGAAGCGGTCGTCGAACGATTTGTGGCCAGGCACGAAATCACGCAGCACGAACGTGTCGAGGAACCAGGTCGTGTGCGCCAGATGCCACTTGGCGGGCGATGCATCCGGGAACGGCTGGATGGTGGCATCGGCATCGGACAGCGGGGCAGCCAGGTCGAGCGTCAGGGCACGGGTCCGCTGGAACCGCTCGAGGAGGGAAGTCGTCGTGCCTATCGCGTTGCGCCGGGTTGCCAAAGCACGTCCCCACCCTGTTCCGAGGCAATGAAACGCGCCGCCACGAATAAGTGGTCCGACAGCCGGTTGATGTAGGCAAGCAGCTGCGGGTTGACCGTCTCCGCTTCGGCCAGCGCAACCGTCGCCCGCTCGGCGCGGCGAACGGTTGTCCGGGCCAGGTGAAGCGCCGCGACGTCGGCCGATCCGCCGGGCAGGATGAAGCTGGTCAGCGGCTCAAGCGCCGCATTCATCGCATCGATTTCGCGCTCAAGCCGCTCGACCTGGCTTGGCACGATCCGAAGCGCGCCTTCGATCTCGCCCGGGGTCGCGACATCGGCGCCAAGGTCGAACAATTCGTTCTGGATGCGCCGCAGTTGGTCGGCGGTGTCGCCGGGCCGGAGCGCGGCGATGGCCACCCCGATCGCCGCATTGGCTTCGTCGACTTCGCCAATGGCGGCCATCCGCGCGCTGGACTTGCTCACCCTCGATCCGTCCACCAGCCCGGCGCTGCCCTGGTCGCCGGTGCGGGTGTAAATCTTGTTGAGCTTGACCATCTAGCGGCCGGCGCTGGCCATGATCAGGATTAGCGCGACGATGACGATTGCGACCGCCTGGTACAGCACGCGCTTGCGCATCCATTGCTGCTGCGCTTCGCTGGACCCGGCCTTGCCGTTGGCCATTGCGACGACGCCGCGAACGAGCACGTAGGCAGTCGCCGCCATGGCGATCGCCAGCACGATGATGAGGAGGGTGGTCATTGGCCCTATTTAGGCGTCGGCGAGCCGAAAACCAGACGGCAGTAAGCCGGTAGTCAATCCGTCGGCCAATTCGCGGCCGTCCACGCCCGCTTCGCGCATCGCGGCGAGCGTCGGCGCCTGGTCGCGCTTGGCCAGCCGCCGGCCGTCGTCGTGAACGACGAGCTTGTGGTGGAGATAGGTCGGCTCCGGCAGTTCCAGCAGCAGCTGCAGCAGGCGCTGGATCGGCGTGGAAGGGCGCAGGTCGGCGCCGCGCACGACGAGCGTGACGCCGCTTGCGGCATCGTCGACGACGCAGGCCAGGTGGTAAGCGGCGGGGGCGTCCTTGCGGGCAAGGATGGCATCGCCGACGTCCGTTGCTTTGGCGCGGTGGATGCTGCCGTCCTGCTCGGCCCAGCCCGGTAGCGGACACCGTTCCAGCGCCCGGGCGCTGTCGAGCCGCCAGCTATGCGGCGTCGAAGCGCGTCTCTCCGGGTCGTCGGGCAGGCCGCGGCAGGTCCCGGGGTAATGGAGCCCGGGGTCGCCGTGCGGGGCGGCGGCGACCTGGACAATGTCCGCGCGGGTGCAAAAGCAGGGGTAGGCAAGTCCGTCCGCGCGCAGCCGGTCAAGCGCGTCGAGGTAAGCGGCCGCCCGCTGCGACTGGACGATCGCCGGCCCGTCCCAATCGAGCCCGAGCCAGCGCATGTCCTCTTGGATCCCATCAACGAATTCGGGACGGCTTCGAGTCTGGTCGAGGTCCTCGATCCGCAGCAGGAAGCGGCCGCCGGCACTCCGCGCCGCCGCGTGGCCCAAAACGGCGCTGTAGGCATGGCCGAGGTGAAGCCTGCCCGTTGGCGAGGGCGCGAAGCGGGACGTCAGCATTTCACGCCCTTGCCGACATTGAGCACTTGACCGCGAGTCATCGAAAATGCTGTCATCACCTTGTCACGCCGGGTTGGCATCCGGTTGGTCACAAGGGAAGACGGGCCTGAACGGACCCATCTCCTCCTTGCGTGCGACAGGGCCGGAGAAATGTTCGTCGGGCAACGGACGAAAGGTCATTGCCCGCGCATGTATCATCCCGAGGTCATTCGTCATCCCGAAAGCTGTCCGGCGCTGGTGCTCAACGCCGATTACACGCCTCTGTCTTATTATCCGCTGAGCCTTTGGCCGTGGCAGACGGCGGTCAAGGCGATGTTCCTGGAGCGGGTCGACGTGGTCGCCCATTACGAGCGCGAAGTACACAGCCCGAGCCGGGCGCTGAAACTGCCGTCCGTGATCGCGCTGCGCCAGTTCGTGAAGCCCAACGAATATCCGGCATTCACCCGGTTCAACCTGTTCCTTCGCGACCGCTTCCGCTGCGTGTTCTGCGGGTCGCCCCGCGAATTGACGTTCGATCACGTCATTCCGCGCTCGCAGGGCGGCCGGACGACCTGGGAAAATGTTGCGACGGCCTGCGCCCCGTGCAACCTGCGCAAGGGCGGCCGAACGCCGCGCCAAGCCGGAATGCACATGGAGCGCGAGCCGATCCGCCCGACGAGCTGGCAATTGCAGGACCATGGGCGCGGCTTCCCGCCCAACTACCTGCACGAAACGTGGCGCGACTACCTGTATTGGGACATCGAGCTCGACCCGTAATGGCGGCGAATTTATCCCGCCATTAACCATTATCGGCCAGACTGTGGGCATGGATGCGCTATTTCTCCGTGATGCGGCAGATCAGCCGCGCCTGCTGATCATCGAGCCCAATCGCTCGTACCTCGGCGTGTTCGCGCGCCGGCTGGCGCCGTTCGGCTTCCGCATCGCCACTGCGCTCAACGTCCACGACGGGCTTGCCGAAATGCAGCGGATGCCGGTGGACCTGGTCCTGTGCGCGGTACGGATGCCGGGGACGGGCGGGATCGAGCTGGTCCGGATGCTCCGAGAGGATCCGGTGCAGCGCTACCTTCCGGTGATCCTGCTCGGCGGCCGCTCCGACGGCGCTGACCTGATCAAGGCTTTCGATGCCGGCGCGGACGGAGTCATCCGCAAGCCGTTCGACTTTGCTGTCGTCGCCGCCCGGCTCCGGCGGGAAATCGACCGCTCCCACGCCATCGCCAGGCTGCGCGCCGACAATGCCGCGCTGGATGCCCGGATTACCAGCCGCGCCATCGAGCTTGGCGAATTGCGGGCCGCGCTTGCCGCCAGCGAAGCGGAACGCCGCCGGCTGGGCGTCGCCAACGCCGCTTAGCGGCGGGCGAGGAACTCCCGCACTTTCGGCGCGACATCGTCCCGCTCCAGCGCCAGCGCGAGATTGGCGATGACGAAACCGGCAGCGCTGCCGCAATCGTGCCTTTCCCCGTCGAACAGGAAGCCGTGGAACGGCTGCTTGCCGATCAGCTTGGCCATCGCGTCGGTCAACTGGATTTCGCCGCCGGCGCCGGTTTCCTGCGCATCGAGTTCGCGCATGACTTCGGGCTGCAGGATGTAACGCCCCGGAAGCATCAGGTTCGACGGCGCGGTCCCGGGCGCGGGCTTTTCGACCAGGCCGCGGATTTCGGTCAGCCGGCCTTTCGTCTCGCCCGGATCGATGACTCCATATTGGTGGGTCTGGTCATCGGGCACTTCCAGCGCCGCCACGACGTTGCCACCGACCTGTTCGTAGGCCGCGACCATCTGCTTCAGGCAATTGGGCTTGCCCAGCATCAGCTCATCGGGAAGCAGCACCGCGAACGGCTCGTCGCCGACGATGTCGCGCGCGCACCAGACCGCATGGCCAAGGCCGAGCGGCTGCTGCTGCCGGACCGAGACGAGCTCGCCGAAGCCGGTGCGTGACGGCGCGAGGGGGTCGAGGCTCTTGCCCTTGGACGCCATCGTCGTCTCAAGCTCGAACGCAATGTCGAAATAGTCGTCCAGACTGCCCTTGCCGCGGCCGGTGACGAAGATCAGCTGCTCGATGCCGGCCTCGCGCGCCTCATCGACCGCATATTGGATCAGCGGGCGATCGACGATCGTCAGCATTTCCTTGGGGGTGGCCTTGGTTGCCGGGAGCAAGCGGGTGCCCAGGCCGGCGACCGGGAAAACGGCTTTTCGAACGGGCTTGATCATGTTGGCTTGACGGGTCCTTCGGCACTGGCGCTCGCGTCATCGTCCTGCGTTTCGACCGGGGCGTCCGGCGCACCGCCGTTGGGCGGCGGCAGGTCGAAGCGGTCGCTTGCCCGCGGCGCGGACTTGCGCATCAGTTCGTCGACGCGGTCGGGGTCGGCGTAGGCAGGCGGGGTGAGCAATTGGTTCGGGGTCGGGACGACGTGCGCCATCAGCGGCTTGACCGGCAGCTTCTGGCCCGGCCCGGGGCGAAGCTCGGACGACTTGCCGCAGGCCGCCAGCAACAGCGGAAATACGGCGATGACGATGGCGCGTCGCATAGTTGAAGCGCGTAGCCGCTCGGCGGCGGCGGTTCCAGCCCGCTTGCGGCGGATGGCAGCGCCAACTAATCGCCGGCCATGGCCAATCGCACCTTCCTCCTCCTGCTTGCTGCTTCACTTTCGCTCGCCGGGTGCGGACGGCAGGGCGAAGGCGATCAGGGCGAACCGCAGGCGGAGGTGCCGGCGAAGGGCGCCGACCGCAGCCAGGCCGGAAAGCCCATTCCCGATACGGAGCTTCGTAACGCGGATGACGAGGCGGCGACGCTGCAGGAGGCGTCGGGGCAACCGCTGCTCGTCAATTTGTGGGCGACCTGGTGCGCGCCGTGTGTCAAGGAACTGCCGACGCTCGACGCGCTCAGCCGGCGACCGGGCGCGCCCAGGGTCGTTGCCGTTTCACAGGACATGGGGCCGCGCACGTCGGTCGAGGCGTTCCTCGACAAGGCCGGGGTCAAGGATCTGGAACGCTGGCACGACCCGAAGATGAGCCTGTCAGGCGCGCTCAATGCACAAGTGCTGCCGACGACCATCCTTTACGATTCGAACGGGCGGGAGGTGTGGCGCTTTATCGGCGACCTCGACTGGACCAGCGCGCAGGCGGCTAAGCTGCTGGCCGAGGCTCCTGCCGCCGCCGGCCCAGGCCGAGCAGCCGGCCGTCGATAGCGGCGAGCCCGAAAGCAATCAGGCCAAGGCCGAGGAAATCGCGAGCGGCGATCGTTTCGTGAAGGAACAGCCACCCGAGCAGGATCGCGACCGGAGGCACGAGCAGGGTCACCAGCAAGGCGTTGGTCGCCCCGGCCCGGTCGATCAGTCGGAAATAGAGCACGTAGCCGAGCGCGCTGCACACGACGGCTAGAGCGACGATGGCGCCCAGGGCAGCGGCGGACGGCATCGGCTGCAGCCAGGGCCGGTCGACGAGTAAGGCAAGCGGCAGCATCAGCAGGGCCCCGGCGGTGAGCTGGCCGGTGCTGACGGCGAGCGGCGAAATGCCCTGGCGGCGGTAACGCCGCGCCCAGACCCCGGCGAGCGCATAGGAGAAGGCGGCCGTGAGGCAGGCGATTTCGGCGAGGCTGTCGCTGCCCAGCGAGGCGAGCAGGTCGGGGCCGATCATCAGCGCCACGCCGCCAAAACCAAGCAGGACGCCGGCAACCTTGCGCGGGCTCATCCGCTCGTCGTCGGTGAACAGGTGGGCGACGACGACGCCCCAGATCGGCGTGGTCGCGTTGAGGATCGACGCGAGCCCGGCGGCGATGTGCGTTTGCCCCCAGCCAAACAGGGTGAACGGGATGGCGTTGTTGAGCAGCGCGAGCAACAGCATCGATGCCCAAGCGCTTCCCGGCAGGCCAAGCTTGCCGCCGCGCCACAGGACGTAGGCCCACAGCGCAACCGCCGCGAAGGACAGGCGCAGGAACACATACGTGAACGGCGGCACTTCGCGGACGGCGACGCTGATGAAGAAGAAAGCCGCGCCCCAGACAATCGCCAGGAACAGCAGGATCGCCCAGTCGGCGCGGTTCATGACGGAGCGGATCATCGGCACCGGATAGCCGGCGGTTGCCGCCGCCGCATCCTGAAGCTTGCGGCTAAAGCCGTGCCGATGAACCGTCATCCATGGCGGATATCAAAGGCATGGGCGGCCCGGCCAACAAATGCTGGCGCGAAGCCGATAAGGCCGGCTTATGCTCAGTCGCGCAGCAGTTCGTTGATGCTGGTCTTCGAACGCGTGCGCTCGTCGACTCGCTTGACTATCACCGCGCAGGCCAGCGACGGTCCGCCGCTGCTTCCGGGCATCGCGCCGGGCACGACCACCGAATAGGCCGGGACGCGCCCGTACATCACCTCGCCCGTGGCCCGGTCGACGATCCTGGTCGAAGCGCCCAGGAACACGCCCATCGACAGCACCGACCCTTCCTCGACGACCACGCCTTCGGCGACTTCGGAACGCGCGCCGATGAAGCAATTGTCCTCGATGATCACCGGCCCGGCCTGAAGCGGCTCAAGCACCCCGCCGATCCCCGCGCCGCCGGAAATGTGGACGTTGCGGCCGATCTGCGCGCAGCTGCCGACCGTCGCCCAGGTGTCGACCATCGTGCCTTCGCCAACATAAGCG
Proteins encoded in this region:
- a CDS encoding HIG1 domain-containing protein; this encodes MTTLLIIVLAIAMAATAYVLVRGVVAMANGKAGSSEAQQQWMRKRVLYQAVAIVIVALILIMASAGR
- the gluQRS gene encoding tRNA glutamyl-Q(34) synthetase GluQRS — protein: MLTSRFAPSPTGRLHLGHAYSAVLGHAAARSAGGRFLLRIEDLDQTRSRPEFVDGIQEDMRWLGLDWDGPAIVQSQRAAAYLDALDRLRADGLAYPCFCTRADIVQVAAAPHGDPGLHYPGTCRGLPDDPERRASTPHSWRLDSARALERCPLPGWAEQDGSIHRAKATDVGDAILARKDAPAAYHLACVVDDAASGVTLVVRGADLRPSTPIQRLLQLLLELPEPTYLHHKLVVHDDGRRLAKRDQAPTLAAMREAGVDGRELADGLTTGLLPSGFRLADA
- the egtB gene encoding ergothioneine biosynthesis protein EgtB, whose product is MATRRNAIGTTTSLLERFQRTRALTLDLAAPLSDADATIQPFPDASPAKWHLAHTTWFLDTFVLRDFVPGHKSFDDRFAYLFNSYYEGEGERHARPKRGLISRPSLEEIRAWRRHVDDAVERAFPGLPPAALELVELGIQHEQQHQELLLTDILATFAENPLEPAYAEAPAANCHAPEPLSWLPGRNGIVEIGASGDGFAFDCERPRHRTLLHPHAIASRPVTNGEWRAFIADGGYEKPALWLSEGWEWVRSDAVAAPLYWDEDGAQFTLAGRRTVDPAAPVSHISYYEADAFARWAGARLPTEAEWEDFAASADPNLGNQLDCAGAAMPKPPGDIFGDVWEWTQSAFTPYPGFTTAEGTVGEYNGKFMCSQQVLKGASCATPRGHSRASYRNFFPPSARWQFTGVRLARDW
- the egtD gene encoding L-histidine N(alpha)-methyltransferase; the protein is MPATGDDAFCNDVIAGLSAPTPAVPARWLYDERGSELFDAITKLPSYYPTQTETKLLERIAPELRERIPGKLAVVEFGAGSLTKTPLLLRAIAPSAYVPVDISGEYLEKSAADLQPDFPQLPIFPVAADFARPFDLPAEIDGLPKLGFFPGSTIGNFVPRSATDLLRQFRQLLGTGALLLIGMDRVKPVDRLLAAYDEPAGVTAEFNCNLLRRINRELGADIPSDAFRHKVVWNDILSRIEMHLEATRDVRFTIAGHAFDFAAGQTIHTENSHKYGQRGARVLLLAGGWTPIAEWEDGHEDFSLILAQAQPNRSAP
- a CDS encoding MarC family protein, producing MIELFTTAFITLAVIIDPPGCAPIFASLTSGTDAGHRRRMAIRSAAVAWCILVFFALLGEPLLSTLGISLSAFRLAGGIMLFMIALDMVFERRTERREERAREIEGTPEAEDISVFPMAIPMIAGPGSIATVMLLTARADGLSEGLVVLGAMTLVILLTLVALLAAGPLMKLIGSKLEAMITRILGVILAALAVQFVLDGLERSLPGLAG
- a CDS encoding AcrB/AcrD/AcrF family protein — protein: MLKRKEHLSPDRLLALLDRHWKLVVVIAWVGLCAWYLNDRWGDLRAFALGDTDDNMRMMQVRALLHGQDWFDLRQYRLNPPYGANMHWSHLVDLPLAGLILLLRPLVGGPMAEMYAAGFAPLIPYLALLFGLALVARRLIHPAAYPLAIVALFFAGSTNGMFMPDRIDHHGWQLALLSIALAGLADPRRARGGITLGIASALSLAIGLELLIYLAIAGAATVLFWVADREERGRLAAYAVSLSGGVAFSFLVFASYANRAPVCDALSPVWLADALLAGALLFGLSMLGTADWKRRLMLALAAGAVLALFHTLTWPHCLQRLEGVSDEVNALWLSHVREARPVYRHGWKLAMLICALPVTGLVGWALLSWRNRIDRDLLRRTLAAAAPAVAATVLLLWQTRTGPAAQMMGTIGAASLVAILLPLTLRAPSAVLRTIGPALIIIIGAGAAVPLIVSYVPAKKQTKRENQIAAANRGCNFIGSFKPIAKQPRGIVFTFVDTAPRLIAVTRHSSIIGPYHRNGEQIGDVMKAFRGSPEQARAIMAKYRADYLLTCPNASTTTIFRSETPKGFYSQLERGQVPGWLTPIDLGKDSPFRMWRIAR
- a CDS encoding cob(I)yrinic acid a,c-diamide adenosyltransferase, which produces MVKLNKIYTRTGDQGSAGLVDGSRVSKSSARMAAIGEVDEANAAIGVAIAALRPGDTADQLRRIQNELFDLGADVATPGEIEGALRIVPSQVERLEREIDAMNAALEPLTSFILPGGSADVAALHLARTTVRRAERATVALAEAETVNPQLLAYINRLSDHLFVAARFIASEQGGDVLWQPGATR
- the folD gene encoding bifunctional methylenetetrahydrofolate dehydrogenase/methenyltetrahydrofolate cyclohydrolase FolD, which codes for MTARRIDGKAAAAAVRHKVAAAAADFRQRTGRAPGLATVLVGEDPASAVYVRSKTRATAEAGMEGFAHHLPDTLGQAELLDLVASLNADDRVDGILVQLPLPTQIDADTIIAAIDPAKDVDGFHPINAGRLATGLDALVPCTPFGCLYLLKQELGSLAGKDAVVIGRSNIVGKPMAALLTGESATVTIAHSRTKDLAEVVRRADIVVAAVGRPEMVRGDWIKPGAVVIDVGINRVPADEGKTRLVGDVAYDEAASVASAITPVPGGVGPMTIAMLLRNTLVAAHRRAGLPDPEGL
- a CDS encoding YggT family protein, which encodes MVAAIFDVLRLILNVVWWIIIVQVILSWLIAFNVLNTGSGGVRAFLQALDRITEPLYRPIRKVMPDFGGIDFSPLVLLLLLNVLQILLNGAERSLLTGSL
- a CDS encoding HNH endonuclease — translated: MYHPEVIRHPESCPALVLNADYTPLSYYPLSLWPWQTAVKAMFLERVDVVAHYEREVHSPSRALKLPSVIALRQFVKPNEYPAFTRFNLFLRDRFRCVFCGSPRELTFDHVIPRSQGGRTTWENVATACAPCNLRKGGRTPRQAGMHMEREPIRPTSWQLQDHGRGFPPNYLHETWRDYLYWDIELDP
- a CDS encoding response regulator; protein product: MDALFLRDAADQPRLLIIEPNRSYLGVFARRLAPFGFRIATALNVHDGLAEMQRMPVDLVLCAVRMPGTGGIELVRMLREDPVQRYLPVILLGGRSDGADLIKAFDAGADGVIRKPFDFAVVAARLRREIDRSHAIARLRADNAALDARITSRAIELGELRAALAASEAERRRLGVANAA